A genomic stretch from Marinifilum sp. JC120 includes:
- a CDS encoding 4-oxalocrotonate tautomerase: MPVIKVEMFEGRTIEQKRELVEVFSKEMARITGCSVESIYVVIDEVKKENWGAGGELCSDKYPDKN; the protein is encoded by the coding sequence ATGCCCGTAATAAAAGTTGAAATGTTCGAAGGCCGGACCATCGAACAGAAAAGAGAACTTGTTGAAGTCTTTTCCAAAGAAATGGCAAGGATCACCGGATGCAGCGTGGAATCAATCTATGTTGTCATTGATGAGGTGAAAAAGGAAAACTGGGGAGCAGGCGGGGAGCTTTGTTCTGATAAGTATCCGGATAAGAATTAG
- a CDS encoding MFS transporter: MEALYKNKNLQIVFSVTLMAIMGVSSIIPALPEMIREFGISASTIGLIFTIFTLPGILFAPLAGIFADRLGRKKILVPSLILFGIAGTACFFAPDFHSLLLIRFIQGIGAAAIGVINLTIIGDLFSGKERIKAMGLNAGVLSMGTAIFPAIGGILAQISWEAPFLLSLSALPLAWIVAFRLDNPEPSANGNFKKYMKDALAGMRCKEVLSLFAISLLTFIILYGPIVTYLPLLLNSRFEASPLMIGLVISSASFITALAASQMGRLAHFMSQPLMISISAFAYGASMIMLPAADSALWCILPVCVFGLGQGLNLPNSMSMLTAIAPMEQRAVFMSVNGMLLRAGQTIAPILMGLVYSGFNLQAVFYAGAVVAAIMLVISTMFLRGFETETA, translated from the coding sequence ATGGAAGCTTTATATAAAAACAAGAACTTACAGATAGTTTTCTCAGTTACGCTCATGGCGATCATGGGTGTTTCAAGCATCATTCCCGCCCTGCCGGAAATGATCCGCGAATTCGGTATCTCCGCATCGACAATCGGACTGATCTTTACGATTTTCACCCTGCCGGGCATTCTTTTTGCCCCTCTGGCTGGAATCTTTGCAGATCGTCTGGGCCGCAAAAAAATACTTGTGCCATCATTAATCCTTTTTGGAATTGCCGGTACCGCCTGCTTCTTTGCCCCGGATTTTCATTCCCTGTTATTGATCCGCTTTATTCAGGGGATCGGTGCCGCCGCCATCGGGGTTATTAACTTAACCATTATCGGGGACCTTTTCAGCGGCAAGGAAAGAATCAAAGCAATGGGACTCAATGCCGGGGTATTGAGCATGGGTACTGCTATATTCCCAGCCATAGGCGGCATTCTGGCCCAGATCAGCTGGGAAGCACCCTTCCTGCTCTCTCTATCAGCCTTACCGCTGGCTTGGATTGTAGCTTTCCGGCTGGATAACCCCGAACCTTCTGCGAACGGAAATTTCAAAAAATATATGAAGGACGCCCTCGCGGGCATGCGCTGCAAGGAAGTATTAAGCCTGTTCGCAATTTCTTTGCTGACTTTCATCATCCTCTACGGACCGATTGTCACCTACCTGCCCCTGCTGCTTAATTCAAGATTCGAGGCCTCGCCGCTGATGATCGGACTGGTTATTTCCAGTGCATCCTTCATTACCGCACTGGCTGCCTCACAGATGGGCAGACTGGCCCACTTCATGTCTCAGCCGCTCATGATTTCCATTTCCGCATTTGCCTACGGAGCGTCCATGATTATGCTCCCGGCAGCAGATTCGGCTCTGTGGTGCATTCTTCCGGTCTGTGTTTTCGGACTGGGACAAGGGCTGAACCTGCCCAATTCCATGTCCATGCTCACAGCAATAGCCCCCATGGAACAACGGGCGGTATTCATGTCCGTAAACGGAATGCTGCTCCGTGCGGGACAAACAATCGCCCCGATCCTGATGGGATTGGTCTATTCCGGATTCAACCTGCAAGCTGTTTTCTATGCCGGAGCTGTGGTAGCAGCAATTATGCTGGTCATCTCCACAATGTTTTTAAGGGGATTTGAAACAGAGACTGCGTAA
- a CDS encoding molybdopterin molybdenumtransferase MoeA — protein sequence MKNHEFFEIISRVEFETLLNSFTAVDTEKVSISDACGLVLGEDIISPEDLPPANRSCMDGYAVNARDAFGATEGNPTYLECSATLKVDENPDFELQPGECAAIPTGGTLPDGADAVVMVEHTQELGAGTIEIRKSSAPGEHTMLKGEDAAKGDTVFQAGHKVRFQDAGLLAALGMKEVAIHRKPRVGIISTGDELVEIDSPQKVGTIRDVNSHTLRCLVTEAGAEAVNYGIVRDELDKLKSTLTKAIAENDLVLLSGGSSVGMRDLTVQAIESMKNSEILAHGVAISPGKPTILGRAGSKPVLGLPGQVTSVQVVMLSLVVPFIRQLMGQKDAFSTSGRTMIQAELGRNTVSKPGREDYVRMKLINREDGLPLAEPIYGKSGLLKTMIQADGLMIIPADTEGFYAGNTVNIWKI from the coding sequence TTGAAAAACCATGAATTTTTTGAAATTATCAGCAGGGTTGAATTTGAAACCCTGCTGAATTCTTTTACAGCGGTGGACACTGAAAAGGTTTCCATTTCTGATGCTTGTGGACTGGTGCTTGGTGAGGATATTATCTCACCGGAAGACCTGCCCCCGGCTAACCGTTCCTGCATGGACGGCTACGCGGTCAATGCCCGTGACGCCTTCGGCGCAACCGAGGGCAACCCGACCTATCTGGAATGCTCCGCCACCCTTAAGGTGGATGAGAATCCAGACTTTGAACTCCAGCCCGGAGAATGTGCTGCCATCCCCACCGGGGGAACTTTGCCCGACGGAGCCGATGCCGTGGTTATGGTTGAGCACACACAGGAACTTGGAGCCGGGACCATTGAAATCCGCAAATCATCTGCCCCGGGCGAACACACCATGCTCAAAGGCGAAGATGCAGCTAAAGGCGATACAGTTTTTCAGGCCGGGCACAAAGTCCGCTTTCAGGATGCTGGATTACTCGCCGCTCTGGGCATGAAGGAAGTTGCTATCCATCGCAAACCGCGTGTGGGAATTATCTCCACAGGGGACGAACTTGTTGAAATCGACTCCCCGCAAAAGGTTGGAACAATACGGGATGTGAACTCCCACACCCTGCGCTGCCTTGTGACTGAAGCTGGAGCGGAAGCTGTAAATTACGGAATTGTGCGCGATGAACTGGACAAACTGAAATCCACCCTCACAAAAGCTATAGCAGAGAACGATCTAGTGCTCCTTTCCGGGGGCAGTTCAGTGGGCATGCGAGATCTGACTGTGCAGGCCATTGAATCAATGAAAAATTCTGAGATCCTCGCCCACGGGGTGGCAATCAGCCCCGGCAAGCCGACCATCCTCGGGCGGGCCGGAAGCAAGCCCGTGCTGGGACTGCCCGGACAGGTAACCTCGGTGCAGGTGGTCATGCTTTCGCTGGTTGTTCCATTCATCCGCCAGCTCATGGGCCAGAAGGATGCTTTTTCAACATCCGGGCGGACCATGATTCAAGCCGAACTGGGCCGCAACACAGTTTCCAAACCGGGCCGTGAAGATTACGTACGCATGAAACTGATCAACCGCGAAGACGGCTTACCTTTAGCCGAACCCATTTACGGAAAATCCGGTCTGCTCAAGACCATGATTCAGGCAGACGGGCTGATGATCATCCCCGCTGATACCGAAGGTTTTTACGCCGGAAACACGGTTAATATCTGGAAGATTTAA
- the argB gene encoding acetylglutamate kinase, with the protein MEQDIIRAKFLIESLPYIKEFYGETIVIKYGGNAMIDENLKRAFALNIILLKYIGINPVVVHGGGPQIQKMLSALNIDSQFKSGYRVTDEATMDVVEMVLVGQVNKQIVNLINLQGGKAVGLSGKDGMLIKAEQKELVIESETKSPEIIDLGKVGEVTEVNTTLIESLQKDGFIPVIAPVGVDDEGSTYNINADSVAGAVAAAMNAKRLHLLTDIQGLLDADKNLVSSMTCREAAEAIDSGVAQGGMIPKLSCCLEAVHSGVEKAHIIDGRVENCVLLELFTKSGIGTEIVS; encoded by the coding sequence ATGGAACAAGATATTATAAGGGCCAAATTTCTTATTGAATCGCTGCCGTACATCAAAGAATTTTACGGCGAGACGATCGTCATCAAGTACGGCGGCAATGCCATGATCGATGAAAACCTGAAGCGAGCATTCGCCCTGAACATCATCCTGCTCAAATACATCGGCATCAACCCAGTGGTTGTGCATGGCGGCGGACCGCAGATTCAAAAAATGCTCAGCGCGCTGAACATCGACAGCCAGTTCAAGAGCGGATACCGGGTCACTGACGAAGCCACCATGGACGTTGTTGAAATGGTCCTCGTGGGACAGGTCAACAAACAGATTGTCAACCTGATTAACCTGCAAGGCGGCAAGGCGGTAGGACTTTCAGGCAAGGACGGCATGCTCATCAAGGCCGAGCAGAAAGAGCTCGTAATTGAATCCGAAACCAAATCCCCTGAAATCATCGACCTCGGCAAGGTGGGTGAAGTAACCGAGGTCAACACCACCCTGATTGAATCCCTGCAAAAAGATGGATTCATCCCGGTGATCGCGCCAGTGGGAGTTGACGATGAAGGTTCCACCTACAACATCAACGCCGATTCCGTAGCTGGTGCTGTTGCCGCTGCCATGAACGCCAAACGTTTGCATCTGCTGACTGATATTCAGGGATTGCTGGATGCGGACAAAAATCTTGTTTCCTCCATGACCTGCCGTGAAGCAGCCGAAGCAATCGACTCCGGCGTGGCGCAGGGCGGCATGATTCCCAAACTGAGCTGCTGCCTTGAAGCAGTTCACAGCGGAGTCGAAAAAGCACACATCATTGATGGACGGGTTGAAAACTGCGTGCTGCTGGAACTTTTCACCAAAAGCGGGATCGGTACTGAAATTGTCAGTTAA
- a CDS encoding molybdopterin biosynthesis protein, which produces MSDRNIYLKTIPVPEAVKTAMAALDRKTLVQTEIIPVHEALGRVTAEAVIARCSSPTYHSAAMDGYAVKSDTTFTAREGQPLLLKKDEGCIAVNTGNPLPEGMDAIIMIEHVVDEGENISIETPAFPWQHVRRIGEDIVATEMLLPRKHTISAFDMGALLSAGIYELKVYEKIRMTFIPTGDEVLPFADRPTPKPGEVIESNSQVYKSLAAGLDVEFRFTGPVKDREEKLTAAVEEALKHSHIVVVGAGSSAGSKDFTRIVIEKLGQLLVHGIAVMPGKPTVLGTAQGKLLVGAPGYPVSAVVCFEDVLTPIISWLAGKHEPQRDKVQVRLARRTPSKPGQEEIVRLAVGQVDDEYIGVPLSRGAGMITTLTKAQGFTRVPAESEGVELNTTVDVELFSSRAELDKVLMHVGSHDNTIDMLADMLMGGDNPLRLVSTHAGSMGGLTALKNDMALFAGAHLFDPETDDFNFPFIERYLPGMEVTVINLAIRHQGFIVPKGNPKAIEGIKSLGGLAINFINRQRGAGTRILFDHHMKKAGLKSTDILGYDREEFTHMAVAANVLTGAADCGLGIFAAAKALDLDFVPLAHERYDLVIPQKHMKDSRIKTLLELIKSDKVKTAINELGGYETNLTGQVMKPGVGLG; this is translated from the coding sequence GTGAGTGACCGCAATATCTACCTGAAAACCATCCCCGTTCCCGAAGCCGTGAAAACAGCCATGGCTGCGCTTGACCGCAAAACACTGGTCCAAACCGAGATTATCCCGGTCCACGAAGCACTTGGGCGGGTTACAGCCGAAGCCGTCATAGCCCGCTGTTCATCGCCCACCTACCATTCCGCAGCCATGGACGGTTATGCGGTAAAGAGCGACACAACTTTCACCGCCCGTGAAGGCCAGCCGCTATTGCTGAAAAAAGACGAAGGCTGCATTGCAGTCAATACCGGTAATCCTCTGCCGGAAGGCATGGATGCCATCATCATGATTGAACATGTGGTGGACGAAGGTGAGAATATTTCCATCGAAACTCCGGCCTTTCCGTGGCAGCATGTGCGTCGCATCGGTGAAGATATTGTAGCCACTGAAATGCTGCTCCCGCGCAAGCACACTATTTCCGCCTTTGATATGGGCGCGCTGCTTTCCGCCGGAATTTACGAACTCAAAGTTTACGAAAAAATCCGCATGACCTTCATTCCCACCGGGGACGAAGTCCTGCCCTTTGCTGATCGCCCCACACCCAAACCGGGTGAGGTCATTGAATCCAACTCGCAGGTATACAAATCCTTAGCCGCCGGACTGGATGTGGAATTCAGATTCACCGGACCGGTCAAAGATCGTGAGGAAAAGCTGACCGCAGCAGTTGAAGAAGCCCTCAAACATTCACACATAGTAGTGGTCGGTGCCGGGTCCTCAGCAGGCAGCAAAGATTTCACCCGCATAGTTATTGAAAAACTGGGCCAACTGCTGGTGCACGGTATAGCTGTAATGCCCGGCAAACCCACAGTTCTGGGTACGGCTCAAGGCAAGCTGCTGGTAGGCGCACCGGGCTATCCGGTCAGCGCGGTGGTCTGCTTCGAAGATGTACTCACCCCGATAATTTCGTGGCTGGCCGGAAAACATGAACCTCAGCGTGACAAAGTGCAGGTTCGTCTGGCAAGGCGCACCCCTTCCAAGCCCGGACAGGAAGAAATCGTTCGCCTCGCCGTTGGACAGGTTGACGATGAATACATCGGCGTCCCCCTTTCACGCGGGGCAGGCATGATCACGACCCTGACCAAAGCGCAGGGCTTCACCCGCGTTCCTGCGGAAAGCGAAGGCGTGGAACTTAACACAACTGTTGATGTGGAACTTTTCTCCAGCCGTGCGGAACTGGACAAAGTACTCATGCATGTGGGCAGCCATGACAACACCATCGACATGCTCGCCGATATGCTCATGGGCGGTGACAATCCACTACGTCTGGTGTCGACCCATGCCGGGTCCATGGGCGGACTGACTGCGCTGAAAAACGACATGGCCCTCTTTGCCGGAGCGCATCTTTTTGACCCGGAAACAGATGACTTCAACTTTCCATTCATTGAAAGATACCTGCCCGGAATGGAAGTGACGGTGATCAACCTCGCCATCCGCCATCAGGGATTCATCGTTCCCAAGGGAAATCCGAAAGCGATAGAAGGCATAAAGTCACTGGGCGGTCTAGCCATTAATTTCATCAACCGCCAGCGCGGGGCCGGAACCAGAATACTTTTTGATCACCATATGAAAAAAGCGGGCCTGAAATCTACAGATATCCTCGGCTACGACCGTGAGGAATTCACCCACATGGCCGTGGCTGCTAACGTGCTCACCGGGGCTGCGGACTGCGGACTTGGAATTTTTGCCGCCGCCAAGGCACTGGACCTCGACTTTGTGCCGCTGGCCCATGAAAGATACGATCTGGTTATCCCCCAGAAGCATATGAAAGACAGTAGGATAAAAACCCTGCTAGAACTCATAAAATCTGATAAAGTCAAAACTGCAATTAACGAACTGGGCGGCTACGAAACCAACCTCACTGGACAGGTAATGAAGCCGGGAGTTGGGCTGGGATAA
- a CDS encoding acetate uptake transporter, which translates to MDSKLANPAPLGLMGFGMTTILLNIHNAGFFPISSMILAMGIFYGGIAQVIAGIMEFKKGNTFGTTAFTSYGLFWLTLVALIVMPKMGLADPTPHAFMGWYLLMWGVFTMFMFLGTLKSNKVLQFIFFSLTVLFFLLAVRDFSGSHFIGTIAGWEGIVCGASACYLAMAEVINEQYGRTVLPIGE; encoded by the coding sequence ATGGACTCAAAACTCGCAAACCCCGCCCCGCTGGGCCTGATGGGATTCGGCATGACCACCATCCTGCTGAACATCCACAACGCAGGATTTTTTCCCATCAGTTCTATGATCCTTGCCATGGGCATTTTCTATGGCGGTATCGCGCAGGTCATCGCCGGAATAATGGAATTCAAAAAAGGCAATACCTTCGGGACCACCGCCTTCACTTCCTACGGCCTGTTCTGGCTAACCTTGGTTGCCCTGATCGTAATGCCCAAGATGGGCCTTGCCGATCCCACCCCGCACGCTTTCATGGGCTGGTACCTGCTCATGTGGGGAGTCTTCACCATGTTCATGTTCCTCGGAACCCTGAAAAGCAACAAGGTTCTGCAATTCATCTTCTTTTCCCTGACTGTGCTATTTTTCCTGCTGGCTGTACGCGATTTCTCCGGCAGTCACTTCATCGGAACAATTGCCGGATGGGAAGGCATCGTCTGCGGAGCTTCCGCATGCTATCTTGCCATGGCTGAAGTCATCAATGAACAGTACGGACGCACCGTCCTGCCCATCGGCGAATAA
- a CDS encoding amidohydrolase, producing MDRRKFLKLTSAGAVAVSAQGIFTLSGCTKKPKKKTAKEAGWFMSGPPKYTVADAHFHYVDFLQQTEGTAELIKAMNVNGVEHIMFSGMPLVKKWDKDEPVAPKYYMEDNSRAYWYSATDFLVARAVLKLPENERYRFHPYICAFNPTDKYAVDHIKRMIDEYGDLWEGIGEIFGHRDDLTNLTYGETARANHVALDPVYDLAAEKDLPVSLHNNCTSRVKLDNPLYVYEVEDALAKHPDTRIVWAHAGLSRYLHMNPERYTDMLGEMMVRYDNLWIDLSWLVYEDNITSGKPKYDVKDCWLKLVKNFPDRFMIGSDAVGKYENYAFNIRKYYTLLDELPKAAARKVGKDNFISVLPKRVRDKIAARPA from the coding sequence ATGGATCGCCGAAAATTCCTCAAACTGACTTCCGCCGGGGCTGTTGCTGTTTCCGCACAAGGAATCTTTACCTTGAGCGGCTGCACCAAAAAGCCAAAAAAGAAAACCGCTAAGGAAGCCGGATGGTTCATGTCCGGGCCTCCCAAGTACACCGTAGCAGATGCCCATTTCCATTATGTGGACTTCCTGCAACAAACCGAAGGAACGGCTGAATTGATTAAGGCCATGAACGTTAACGGTGTGGAACACATCATGTTTTCCGGTATGCCGCTGGTAAAAAAGTGGGATAAAGATGAACCCGTGGCCCCGAAATATTACATGGAAGACAATTCTCGGGCCTATTGGTATTCAGCCACGGATTTTCTTGTGGCCCGCGCTGTTCTGAAATTACCTGAAAATGAACGCTACCGTTTTCATCCCTATATATGTGCCTTTAACCCCACTGACAAATACGCTGTGGACCACATCAAGCGCATGATTGATGAATACGGTGACCTTTGGGAAGGAATCGGTGAAATTTTCGGTCATCGCGATGACCTGACTAACTTGACTTACGGCGAGACAGCACGGGCCAACCATGTCGCCTTAGACCCGGTCTACGATCTGGCTGCGGAAAAAGACCTGCCCGTATCACTGCACAATAACTGCACCTCAAGGGTTAAATTGGACAATCCCCTCTATGTCTATGAAGTAGAAGATGCGCTGGCTAAACACCCGGACACCCGCATTGTCTGGGCTCATGCCGGACTGAGTCGCTATCTGCACATGAACCCTGAAAGATACACCGACATGCTCGGGGAAATGATGGTCCGCTACGATAACCTCTGGATAGATCTTTCATGGCTCGTCTATGAAGACAATATAACTTCAGGCAAACCGAAATATGATGTGAAAGATTGCTGGCTGAAGCTGGTCAAAAACTTTCCCGACAGATTCATGATCGGCTCTGACGCTGTGGGTAAATATGAAAATTACGCCTTCAATATCAGAAAATACTACACCCTGCTTGATGAACTGCCGAAAGCAGCGGCCCGCAAAGTTGGGAAAGATAACTTTATCTCGGTACTCCCGAAACGGGTGCGTGATAAGATTGCGGCAAGGCCTGCGTAA
- a CDS encoding cation:proton antiporter, with translation MTVSALTLITLGMLFMVGFLADTIGRNTPIPRVSILMVAGLLIGPSGLDLLPVSTQHWLPVVSDMALVMIGFQLGSSLKYDSLLKSGVLVFWITFGVVAAAAIIVSGGLWLVGIPLPLALIYGGIAPATAPAATVDVVREVNATGMFTEILLKLIALADALGLIVFSIMLAAAHMLSNGGGGVDILLLGAKDIGYAVGLGLVLGGVMSYLTGYLKSGEHTLLEALGMICICGGVAMWLDASFLLAAMTMGVVVINFARRIDCSFHSIRSIEWPIVVLFFLFAGVNIEFEHIVVNLKLILLYILLRIGSRFVGSVLGARKGGESIFFGKWMGMAIMSQAGIALGMALTAAHRFEEFQAVVSVIAATTVFFEIAGPICTRFALKKVGDITPGEKRKINREGCSF, from the coding sequence ATGACTGTATCTGCTCTGACTTTGATAACTCTCGGAATGCTGTTCATGGTCGGCTTTTTAGCTGACACTATCGGGAGGAATACCCCTATTCCAAGGGTTTCGATTCTTATGGTTGCTGGCCTGTTAATCGGCCCGTCAGGTTTAGATTTGTTGCCAGTTTCAACGCAGCACTGGCTTCCTGTTGTTTCCGATATGGCTTTAGTCATGATCGGGTTTCAGCTGGGTAGTTCCTTGAAATATGATTCCTTACTTAAATCCGGTGTACTCGTCTTCTGGATAACATTCGGTGTGGTGGCTGCTGCTGCTATTATTGTGAGCGGTGGGCTGTGGTTGGTAGGAATTCCTCTGCCTCTTGCGCTTATTTATGGTGGTATCGCACCGGCAACAGCTCCAGCTGCAACGGTCGATGTTGTGCGTGAGGTTAATGCTACGGGGATGTTTACCGAAATTCTGCTTAAACTGATAGCTCTCGCTGATGCTTTGGGTTTGATAGTTTTCAGCATAATGCTGGCTGCAGCCCATATGTTGTCCAACGGTGGAGGCGGGGTAGATATTCTATTACTTGGTGCTAAAGATATCGGTTATGCAGTGGGGCTTGGGCTGGTCTTAGGAGGGGTTATGAGTTACCTGACCGGATATCTTAAATCAGGTGAGCATACCTTGTTAGAGGCTCTTGGTATGATCTGTATCTGCGGCGGGGTTGCCATGTGGCTTGATGCTTCATTCCTCCTGGCTGCCATGACCATGGGGGTGGTCGTTATTAATTTTGCAAGGCGTATAGATTGTTCATTTCATTCAATCCGTTCCATTGAGTGGCCCATTGTTGTTCTCTTTTTCTTGTTTGCTGGGGTAAATATTGAATTTGAACATATAGTTGTTAATCTAAAGCTTATACTTTTATATATTCTACTACGCATAGGTAGTCGTTTTGTTGGATCTGTGCTTGGGGCTAGAAAAGGTGGGGAAAGTATATTTTTTGGAAAATGGATGGGTATGGCCATTATGTCTCAAGCGGGGATAGCTCTTGGGATGGCACTCACTGCTGCGCACAGGTTTGAGGAATTTCAGGCCGTGGTTTCGGTTATTGCGGCCACGACGGTATTTTTTGAGATAGCCGGACCAATATGTACCCGTTTTGCTCTGAAGAAAGTGGGAGATATTACCCCCGGCGAAAAGCGGAAAATCAATCGTGAAGGGTGTTCTTTTTAG
- a CDS encoding two pore domain potassium channel family protein, translating into MPGSNKELRYSPFMFKLYLFFKNSPSKFTVLLGFLVGQIFISPIAGDSLFLQQVLYFYTYLVLLSAVSAIVVNKAKLYAYFGLYGVSLVSSILFFKTRSMLWLAGSEVADMLMLMITIWGIQQFMWRQKRVTRDLISGAICIYMLAGLAWSDAYSLCEILKDGSFSGINITENVFAVRGALTYFSYVTMLTVGYGDVLPVSFMARSLSILQGLFGQMYLAVFIAGILGAFLSQQHLGSAGKVQENLDGKDDP; encoded by the coding sequence ATGCCCGGATCAAATAAAGAACTCAGATACAGCCCGTTCATGTTTAAACTCTACCTTTTTTTCAAGAACAGTCCGTCGAAATTCACGGTTCTGCTTGGATTTCTGGTGGGTCAGATATTCATCAGCCCCATTGCCGGGGACTCCCTGTTCTTACAGCAGGTATTGTATTTCTATACTTATTTAGTCCTGCTTTCAGCTGTTTCGGCAATAGTGGTCAATAAAGCCAAGCTTTATGCTTATTTTGGACTTTATGGGGTTTCGCTGGTCAGTTCTATCCTGTTTTTTAAGACGAGGTCCATGCTCTGGTTGGCGGGTAGTGAAGTGGCTGACATGCTCATGTTGATGATTACCATCTGGGGCATACAGCAGTTCATGTGGCGTCAGAAAAGAGTTACCCGCGATTTGATTTCCGGGGCAATATGCATTTACATGCTGGCCGGACTGGCTTGGTCCGATGCTTACAGCCTGTGTGAGATTTTAAAAGACGGATCATTTTCCGGGATTAATATTACTGAGAATGTTTTCGCTGTACGCGGGGCTTTGACCTACTTCAGCTATGTGACCATGCTCACCGTGGGCTACGGGGATGTCCTTCCGGTGTCGTTCATGGCCCGCTCACTCTCTATTCTGCAAGGTCTTTTCGGGCAGATGTATCTGGCTGTGTTTATTGCCGGAATTCTTGGAGCATTTCTTTCCCAGCAGCATTTGGGATCTGCCGGAAAAGTGCAGGAGAATCTAGATGGGAAAGATGATCCCTAA
- a CDS encoding PilZ domain-containing protein, with product MDQNKRRRTRVNAGFRVVLHKEDIDAFVESHNLSLKGILCDPVKGFFVGDECEVSIPLSEEAIIRVSAKIVRSDETGLAADFHHMDEISFTHLRRLIQFNAEDADSIDNELTSPAFDS from the coding sequence ATGGACCAGAATAAGAGACGCAGAACCCGTGTAAATGCAGGTTTCAGGGTCGTGCTGCATAAAGAAGATATTGATGCTTTTGTGGAGTCACACAATCTAAGCTTGAAAGGAATCCTTTGCGATCCAGTGAAGGGATTTTTTGTGGGTGATGAATGTGAAGTTTCCATTCCACTTTCAGAAGAAGCCATAATCAGAGTCAGCGCAAAGATAGTTCGCTCAGACGAAACAGGTTTGGCTGCTGATTTTCATCACATGGATGAGATTAGCTTCACGCATTTGCGTCGTCTGATTCAGTTTAACGCTGAGGATGCTGATTCAATAGACAACGAGCTTACTTCGCCTGCTTTTGATTCTTGA
- a CDS encoding molybdopterin-guanine dinucleotide biosynthesis protein MobB, giving the protein MKAIAIVGKKKTGKTTMGLALVKKLTEKGYKVGVLKHSHHGFDGAEGADTEEYKKIASCVAAYSPSESFVSWKQERTVQDLIPLMDADVIVMEGGNKVGWLPRVIMVREDNDDKEFYPELALKQIPACSPETPPSEELLEELADLVMDKGFILPGLNCGACGREFCMEFVADIISGKARVSGCQAMKTQMEVTCNGAELGFNPFVADMLSAGITAMLKQLKGYVPGEIEIKIKN; this is encoded by the coding sequence ATGAAAGCTATTGCAATCGTCGGCAAGAAAAAAACCGGCAAAACCACCATGGGCCTTGCGCTGGTCAAGAAGCTCACTGAAAAAGGCTACAAAGTCGGTGTGCTCAAGCATTCCCATCACGGCTTTGACGGGGCCGAGGGCGCGGATACCGAAGAGTACAAGAAGATAGCTTCCTGTGTGGCCGCGTACTCTCCCAGCGAATCCTTTGTTTCTTGGAAGCAGGAACGCACCGTTCAGGACCTTATTCCACTCATGGATGCCGATGTCATCGTCATGGAAGGCGGCAACAAAGTTGGCTGGCTGCCCCGGGTGATCATGGTTCGTGAGGACAACGACGACAAAGAATTTTACCCCGAACTGGCCCTTAAACAGATTCCGGCCTGTTCACCGGAAACCCCGCCTTCCGAGGAATTGCTGGAAGAACTGGCTGACCTGGTCATGGATAAAGGTTTCATTCTGCCGGGTCTCAACTGTGGGGCCTGCGGACGCGAGTTCTGCATGGAATTCGTGGCTGATATTATCTCCGGCAAGGCCCGCGTTTCCGGATGTCAGGCCATGAAAACCCAGATGGAAGTTACCTGCAACGGTGCCGAACTGGGTTTCAACCCCTTTGTGGCCGACATGCTTTCAGCCGGGATAACCGCCATGCTTAAGCAGCTTAAAGGCTACGTTCCCGGAGAGATTGAGATTAAGATTAAGAATTAA